Proteins co-encoded in one Phycodurus eques isolate BA_2022a chromosome 14, UOR_Pequ_1.1, whole genome shotgun sequence genomic window:
- the LOC133413014 gene encoding ankyrin repeat domain-containing protein 34A isoform X1, whose translation MWQRAHASHLVLPLHHHHPHHVTRTAKRRCAFKRSLCCNVTSSTCQIRQHLEKNSRWVGRRTMGDGGDPLQIEGNALLKAVFQGRLRLSRLLLEGGAYINEGNELGQTPVSAACLADYEDPRTRLRMVRYLLEKGADPNIPDKSGRTALMHACAKRAGKEAVSLLLENGADPSLKDYSGCSALMHALNKGDRDTLQVLLDACRAKGKEVIIITTDTSPSGTKKTKQYLNSPPSPGVEDKASPPATPVAACMSPSEVEIVTSSLADGGRVHENDRIFTFSPASALPLPNGRPQGEKRAAPPPRKLLKRLNSEPWGLVAPLTSSGPPQETVRGRLEEVEGVCHLSKRINGLCLTESARPLLSRRHSIETHDPCSPKVTDQSCSEDHVVLAPSSLADKVQHHQILHCRNTPESQENAGTQISAHPKLTRTEHYEADNHADPESIPGSPDSGWVSVEWRRYNTSSLSLVPNSSRDSLENIPNSVSPVAVRQRSPGLLERRGSGTLLLDHIAHTRPGFLPPLNINLQRPIPDIRSNSKPPSPVHGAHKILVPVAPASPKRGPDFKSKKKLMRRHSMQTEQMKQLSTFQEILAEKVTESNGD comes from the exons ATGTGGCAGCGTGCGCACGCGTCACATCTTGTTCTTCCTCTTCACCATCATCACCCTCATCACGTGACACGCACGGCCAAACGTCGGTGCGCGTTCAAGCGGTCGCTGTGCTGCAACGTGACGTCATCAACATGTCAG ATCAGGCAGCATCTTGAGAAGAACTCCAGGTGGGTCGGGCGGAGGACCATGGGAGACGGGGGCGACCCCCTGCAGATCGAGGGCAATGCCCTCCTCAAAGCAGTCTTCCAGGGGAGGCTGAGGCTGAGCCGTCTGCTATTGGAGGGCGGCGCGTACATCAATGAGGGCAACGAGCTGGGCCAAACTCCGGTGTCGGCCGCCTGCCTGGCGGACTACGAGGACCCTCGGACCCGCCTCCGGATGGTGCGCTACTTGCTGGAGAAGGGCGCCGACCCCAACATCCCGGACAAGAGCGGCAGGACGGCCCTGATGCATGCCTGCGCCAAGCGGGCCGGGAAGGAGGCAGTCTCCCTCCTGCTAGAGAACGGAGCCGACCCCAGCCTCAAGGACTACTCTGGATGCTCCGCCCTCATGCATGCCCTCAATAAGGGTGACCGGGACACCCTGCAGGTCCTGCTGGATGCCTGCAGGGCCAAAGGCAAGGAGGTTATCATCATCACCACCGACACATCTCCGTCTGGTACCAAAAAGACAAAGCAGTACCTGAACTCTCCTCCGTCTCCGGGCGTAGAGGACAAGGCGTCGCCCCCAGCCACACCCGTCGCCGCCTGCATGTCGCCGTCGGAGGTGGAGATTGTGACCTCGTCTCTGGCGGACGGCGGCAGAGTCCATGAAAACGACCGAATCTTCACCTTCTCGCCGGCCTCCGCGTTGCCTTTGCCCAATGGTCGGCCTCAGGGAGAAAAGAGAgcggcgccgcctcctcgcaaGCTGCTCAAGAGGCTTAACTCGGAGCCTTGGGGCCTGGTGGCACCCTTGACCTCGAGTGGGCCTCCTCAGGAAACCGTCAGGGGGCGTCTGGAGGAGGTGGAGGGCGTCTGCCATCTGAGTAAACGAATCAATGGACTGTGCCTCACCGAGTCCGCCAGACCTCTGTTGTCACGGCGACACAGCATCGAGACCCACGACCCTTGTTCCCCGAAAGTAACGGACCAGTCCTGCTCCGAGGACCACGTGGTCCTCGCCCCCTCCTCCCTGGCGGACAAGGTTCAACACCACCAAATCCTTCATTGCAGGAACACGCCGGAGTCCCAGGAGAACGCCGGAACGCAGATCTCGGCTCATCCCAAACTAACCCGAACAGAGCACTACGAGGCCGACAACCACGCGGACCCGGAATCCATCCCCGGATCTCCTGACTCTGGGTGGGTGTCCGTGGAGTGGAGGCGGTACAACACATCCTCCCTTTCCCTGGTCCCCAACTCTTCTCGGGATTCTCTCGAGAACATCCCCAACTCTGTGTCTCCCGTGGCAGTGCGCCAACGGAGCCCCGGACTTCTGGAGCGCCGCGGCTCCGGGACCTTACTTCTGGACCACATAGCCCACACCAGACCTGGTTTCCTGCCGCCGCTCAATATCAACCTCCAGAGACCGATCCCGGATATCCGCTCCAACAGCAAGCCCCCCTCGCCGGTCCATGGCGCCCACAAGATCCTGGTTCCCGTGGCCCCAGCTTCCCCCAAACGAGGTCCAGACTTTAAGAGCAAAAAGAAGCTGATGAGGAGGCACTCTATGCAGACGGAGCAGATGAAGCAGCTTTCCACGTTCCAGGAAATTCTGGCTGAGAAGGTCACAGAGTCCAACGGCGACTGA
- the LOC133413014 gene encoding ankyrin repeat domain-containing protein 34A isoform X2: MGDGGDPLQIEGNALLKAVFQGRLRLSRLLLEGGAYINEGNELGQTPVSAACLADYEDPRTRLRMVRYLLEKGADPNIPDKSGRTALMHACAKRAGKEAVSLLLENGADPSLKDYSGCSALMHALNKGDRDTLQVLLDACRAKGKEVIIITTDTSPSGTKKTKQYLNSPPSPGVEDKASPPATPVAACMSPSEVEIVTSSLADGGRVHENDRIFTFSPASALPLPNGRPQGEKRAAPPPRKLLKRLNSEPWGLVAPLTSSGPPQETVRGRLEEVEGVCHLSKRINGLCLTESARPLLSRRHSIETHDPCSPKVTDQSCSEDHVVLAPSSLADKVQHHQILHCRNTPESQENAGTQISAHPKLTRTEHYEADNHADPESIPGSPDSGWVSVEWRRYNTSSLSLVPNSSRDSLENIPNSVSPVAVRQRSPGLLERRGSGTLLLDHIAHTRPGFLPPLNINLQRPIPDIRSNSKPPSPVHGAHKILVPVAPASPKRGPDFKSKKKLMRRHSMQTEQMKQLSTFQEILAEKVTESNGD, encoded by the coding sequence ATGGGAGACGGGGGCGACCCCCTGCAGATCGAGGGCAATGCCCTCCTCAAAGCAGTCTTCCAGGGGAGGCTGAGGCTGAGCCGTCTGCTATTGGAGGGCGGCGCGTACATCAATGAGGGCAACGAGCTGGGCCAAACTCCGGTGTCGGCCGCCTGCCTGGCGGACTACGAGGACCCTCGGACCCGCCTCCGGATGGTGCGCTACTTGCTGGAGAAGGGCGCCGACCCCAACATCCCGGACAAGAGCGGCAGGACGGCCCTGATGCATGCCTGCGCCAAGCGGGCCGGGAAGGAGGCAGTCTCCCTCCTGCTAGAGAACGGAGCCGACCCCAGCCTCAAGGACTACTCTGGATGCTCCGCCCTCATGCATGCCCTCAATAAGGGTGACCGGGACACCCTGCAGGTCCTGCTGGATGCCTGCAGGGCCAAAGGCAAGGAGGTTATCATCATCACCACCGACACATCTCCGTCTGGTACCAAAAAGACAAAGCAGTACCTGAACTCTCCTCCGTCTCCGGGCGTAGAGGACAAGGCGTCGCCCCCAGCCACACCCGTCGCCGCCTGCATGTCGCCGTCGGAGGTGGAGATTGTGACCTCGTCTCTGGCGGACGGCGGCAGAGTCCATGAAAACGACCGAATCTTCACCTTCTCGCCGGCCTCCGCGTTGCCTTTGCCCAATGGTCGGCCTCAGGGAGAAAAGAGAgcggcgccgcctcctcgcaaGCTGCTCAAGAGGCTTAACTCGGAGCCTTGGGGCCTGGTGGCACCCTTGACCTCGAGTGGGCCTCCTCAGGAAACCGTCAGGGGGCGTCTGGAGGAGGTGGAGGGCGTCTGCCATCTGAGTAAACGAATCAATGGACTGTGCCTCACCGAGTCCGCCAGACCTCTGTTGTCACGGCGACACAGCATCGAGACCCACGACCCTTGTTCCCCGAAAGTAACGGACCAGTCCTGCTCCGAGGACCACGTGGTCCTCGCCCCCTCCTCCCTGGCGGACAAGGTTCAACACCACCAAATCCTTCATTGCAGGAACACGCCGGAGTCCCAGGAGAACGCCGGAACGCAGATCTCGGCTCATCCCAAACTAACCCGAACAGAGCACTACGAGGCCGACAACCACGCGGACCCGGAATCCATCCCCGGATCTCCTGACTCTGGGTGGGTGTCCGTGGAGTGGAGGCGGTACAACACATCCTCCCTTTCCCTGGTCCCCAACTCTTCTCGGGATTCTCTCGAGAACATCCCCAACTCTGTGTCTCCCGTGGCAGTGCGCCAACGGAGCCCCGGACTTCTGGAGCGCCGCGGCTCCGGGACCTTACTTCTGGACCACATAGCCCACACCAGACCTGGTTTCCTGCCGCCGCTCAATATCAACCTCCAGAGACCGATCCCGGATATCCGCTCCAACAGCAAGCCCCCCTCGCCGGTCCATGGCGCCCACAAGATCCTGGTTCCCGTGGCCCCAGCTTCCCCCAAACGAGGTCCAGACTTTAAGAGCAAAAAGAAGCTGATGAGGAGGCACTCTATGCAGACGGAGCAGATGAAGCAGCTTTCCACGTTCCAGGAAATTCTGGCTGAGAAGGTCACAGAGTCCAACGGCGACTGA